In Rosa chinensis cultivar Old Blush chromosome 1, RchiOBHm-V2, whole genome shotgun sequence, a genomic segment contains:
- the LOC112182908 gene encoding transcription factor DIVARICATA translates to MQTLYPPSYMADTNWFVQGSQSSDWTREENKQFERALAIYDEKTPDRWGMIALMIPGKTAVDVFKQYKELEDDVSDIEAGLVEIPGYQQPSSFTLELVDDRNFDANRKRSAATRGSDQERKKGIPWTEDEHLRFLKGLLKYGKGDWRNISRNFVFSKTPTQVASHAQKYFMRQHSGGKDKRRPSIHDITTVNLTSTTTTSPSQNNNRPPLDQSPPPEHNNKSTESPRVVPDWNMPNDGLAGAMIFGATHGDLFESSSPFDVGSPDDLKLHWQKLYASATHYAAHARSPSSMYLMQTSRHQIHG, encoded by the exons ATGCAAACTCTGTACCCACCTTCATATATGGCCGATACTAATTGGTTTGTCCAAGGGAGCCAGAGCTCAGATTGGACTAGAGAAGAGAACAAGCAATTTGAGAGAGCTCTGGCTATCTACGATGAGAAAACGCCGGACCGGTGGGGAATGATTGCGTTGATGATTCCGGGGAAGACGGCTGTCGATGTGTTCAAGCAGTACAAGGAGCTGGAAGATGATGTTAGTGACATAGAAGCAGGGCTGGTCGAGATTCCAGGGTACCAACAGCCGTCTTCTTTCACATTGGAGTTGGTGGATGACCGAAATTTCGATGCTAACCGAAAGAGGTCTGCAGCAACTAGAGGTTCTGATCAGGAGAGGAAGAAGGGGATTCCTTGGACAGAAGATGAGCATCt GCGGTTTCTGAAGGGACTTCTAAAATATGGGAAAGGGGATTGGAGAAATATCTCCAGGAACTTTGTTTTTTCTAAAACTCCAACTCAAGTTGCTAGCCATGCTCAGAAATACTTTATGAGGCAACACTCAGGAGGAAAAGATAAAAGGAGACCTAGCATCCATGATATAACAACTGTCAACCTCACGAGCACTACCACTACTAGTCCATCACAGAATAATAATAGGCCTCCTTTAGACCAGTCTCCACCACCAGAGCACAATAACAAATCCACTGAATCACCAAGAGTCGTACCCGACTGGAATATGCCTAATGATGGATTAGCAGGAGCTATGATCTTTGGCGCAACACATGGCGATCTTTTTGAGTCATCGTCTCCATTTGATGTTGGATCTCCAGACGATCTTAAGCTACATTGGCAAAAACTTTACGCAAGTGCCACTCATTATGCTGCTCATGCTAGATCCCCGAGTTCAATGTATCTAATGCAGACCTCAAGACATCAGATACATGGATGA
- the LOC112182904 gene encoding sedoheptulose-1,7-bisphosphatase, chloroplastic has protein sequence MEATIACCSARAFLPGVSTQHSTALAAPPAISPSLSSKSLKSTSLFGESLRQAPRSSFKVSKAKQSSSVTKCAIGDSLEEFLTKATPDKGLIRLMMCMGEALRTISFKVRTASCGGTACVNSFGDEQLAVDMLADKLLFEALTYSHVCKYACSEEVPELQDMGGPVEGGFSVAFDPLDGSSIVDTNFTVGTIFGVWPGDKLTGVTGADQVAAAMGIYGPRTTYVLAIKGFPGTHEFLLLDEGKWQHVKETTEISEGKMFSPGNLRATFDNPDYDKLINYYVKEKYTLRYTGGMVPDVNQIIVKEKGVFTNVTSPSTKAKLRLLFEVAPLGLLVENAGGFSSDGHQSVLDKVIVNLDDRTQVAYGSKNEIIRFEETLYGSSRLKGGVPVGAAA, from the exons ATGGAGGCAACTATAGCCTGCTGTTCAGCTAGGGCATTCCTGCCCGGTGTTTCGACTCAGCATTCGACTGCACTGGCTGCTCCACCGGCCATCTCTCCATCTCTCAGCTCCAAG AGCCTAAAATCAACGTCCCTGTTTGGGGAATCACTAAGACAAGCACCAAGATCGTCATTTAAGGTTTCAAAGGCAAAACAGTCTTCTTCCGTCACCAAATGTGCAATTGGTGATAGCTTG GAGGAGTTCCTTACAAAGGCAACCCCCGATAAGGGGCTGATCAGGTTGATGATGTGTATGGGAGAAGCACTGAGGACTATTTCCTTCAAGGTGAGAACAGCTTCATGTGGAGGAACAGCCTGTGTTAACTCTTTCGGGGATGAGCAGCTTGCGGTGGATATGCTCGCCGACAAGCTTTTGTTTGAG GCCTTAACTTACTCACATGTCTGCAAATACGCTTGCTCGGAAGAGGTTCCAGAACTCCAAGACATGGGAGGCCCAGTTGAAG GTGGATTCAGTGTTGCTTTTGATCCACTGGACGGCTCCAGCATCGTTGACACCAACTTCACTGTGGGCACCATCTTTGGGGTGTGGCCAGGAGATAAGTTGACTGGTGTAACAGGGGCGGACCAAGTTGCTGCAGCCATGGGCATTTATGGTCCTAGAACTACTTATGTCCTTGCCATTAAAGGCTTCCCCGGAACACATGAATTCCTTCTTCTCGATGAAG GAAAGTGGCAACATGTCAAAGAGACAACAGAGATATCTGAAGGGAAAATGTTCTCTCCTGGAAATTTGAGGGCCACATTTGACAATCCAGACTATGACAAG TTGATCAACTACTATGTCAAAGAGAAATACACATTGAGATACACTGGAGGAATGGTGCCAGATGTCAACCAG ATAATTGTAAAGGAGAAAGGAGTTTTCACCAATGTGACATCTCCAAGTACCAAAGCCAAGCTCAGGCTGTTGTTTGAGGTAGCTCCATTGGGGTTATTGGTTGAGAATGCTGGAGGTTTTAGTAGTGATGGTCATCAGTCTGTGCTAGACAAGGTCATCGTTAATCTAGACGACAGAACTCAAGTTGCTTATGGATCCAAGAATGAGATTATCCGGTTTGAAGAAACTCTATATGGATCATCAAGGCTCAAGGGAGGAGTACCTGTTGGAGCTGCTGCTTAA
- the LOC112182907 gene encoding uncharacterized protein LOC112182907: MASEARSEKWRGSVGGIVEAPIEKVWCMVSQTKRLAEWMPMVERCTDLAGEEGVPGYVRLVSGFMFPQEDGGRSWIKEKLVSINSSQHIYVYKLEASNVGLDGSVNSVKLVDYGNDSTLVDWSYELNPLQGICEDSIIDYLGFLYKSCINRIEGAIEASSKV; the protein is encoded by the exons ATG GCATCAGAGGCCAGAAGTGAGAAATGGCGCGgatcagttggaggaattgttGAAGCTCCCATAGAAAAAGTCTGGTGCATGGTGTCACAAACCAAAAGACTAGCAGAATGGATGCCAATGGTTGAGCGCTGCACTGATTTAGCCGGAGAGGAAGGTGTTCCTGGTTATGTTCGACTAGTCTCGGGATTCATGTTCCCCCAAGAAGATGGAGGAAGGTCATGGATCAAAGAGAAGCTGGTGTCCATAAATTCTTcacaacatatatatgtttacAAATTGGAGGCAAGCAATGTAGGCTTAGATGGGTCTGTCAATTCAGTCAAGCTTGTAGATTATGGAAATGATTCGACACTAGTTGATTGGTCATATGAGCTAAACCCCTTACAAGGTATATGTGAGGATAGCATTATAGACTATCTGGGATTTCTATACAAATCTTGTATTAACAGGATTGAGGGTGCTATAGAAGCATCCAGCAAGGTCTGA
- the LOC112182909 gene encoding coronatine-insensitive protein 1: MEDRNVRMNTGMSDVVAGCVMPYIKDSKDRDAVSLVCRRWYELDALTREHVTIALCYTTTPERLRRRFRQLKSLKLKGKPRAAMFNLIPEDWGGYVTPWVEEIAESFKSLKALHFRRMIVSDSDLELLARSRGRELQSLKLDKCSGFSTDGLVHIARFCRDLRTLFLEESSIIEKEDEWGEWLHELATNNTVLETLNFYMTDLGRIRFEDLELIARNCPSLTTVKISDCEILDLLGFFRHATALEEFCGGSFDDQAENDQSEKYSVVSLPRKICLLGLTMLGKNEMPIVFPLAAALKKLDLLYALLDTEDHCTLIQKCPNLEVLETRNVIGDRGLEVLARSCKRLQRLRIERGADEQGMEDEDGVVSQRGLMALAQGCLELEYLAVYVSDITNASLEYIGTHSKNLNDFRLVLLDREETITDLPLDNGVRALLRGCQKLRRFALYLRPGGLTDLGLSYVGRYSQNVRWMLLGYVGESDAGLLEFSKGCLSLQKLEMRGCCFSEGALAVAVMQLTALRYLWVQGYRGSQTGRDLLAMTRPYWNIELIPPRRVNVLDPNGEAAVAEHPAHILAYYSLAGPRTDFPNTVIPLDPESLINA; the protein is encoded by the exons ATGGAAGATCGAAACGTGAGAATGAATACTGGAATGTCCGATGTGGTAGCCGGCTGCGTGATGCCGTATATCAAAGACTCGAAGGACCGGGACGCCGTGTCGTTGGTGTGCCGACGGTGGTACGAGCTGGACGCGCTCACGCGCGAGCACGTGACCATCGCGCTCTGCTACACGACGACTCCCGAGAGGCTCAGGAGGCGGTTCCGGCAGCTCAAGTCGCTGAAGCTCAAGGGAAAGCCGAGGGCGGCGATGTTTAATCTGATACCGGAGGATTGGGGAGGCTATGTGACGCCGTGGGTGGAGGAGATTGCCGAGTCGTTTAAGAGCTTGAAGGCCTTGCATTTCCGGAGAATGATTGTGAGTGATTCCGACCTGGAGCTATTGGCGCGGTCACGCGGCCGTGAGCTCCAATCGCTTAAGCTCGACAAGTGCTCCGGCTTTTCGACTGACGGCCTTGTCCACATCGCCCGCTTCTGCAG GGATTTGAGGACCTTGTTTTTGGAGGAGAGCTCGATAATTGAGAAAGAGGATGAGTGGGGTGAATGGCTACATGAGCTTGCTACAAACAACACTGTACTCGAGACTTTAAACTTCTATATGACGGATCTTGGCAGAATCAGATTTGAAGACCTTGAACTCATAGCCAGGAATTGCCCCTCCTTAACCACTGTGAAAATTAGCGATTGTGAAATTTTGGATCTTCTGGGTTTCTTCCGCCATGCAACTGCTTTAGAAGAATTTTGTGGAGGTTCCTTCGATGATCAAGCAGAAAATGATCAATCAGAGAAGTACTCAGTTGTATCACTGCCACGAAAGATATGTCTTTTGGGTCTAACGATGTTGGGGAAGAATGAAATGCCTATTGTATTCCCATTAGCAGCTGCCCTCAAAAAGTTGGATCTCCTATATGCATTGCTCGACACTGAAGACCATTGTACTTTAATTCAAAAGTGCCCCAACTTGGAAGTTCTTGAG ACAAGGAATGTCATTGGAGATAGAGGATTAGAAGTCCTTGCTCGGAGTTGCAAGAGACTGCAGAGGCTCCGAATTGAGCGAGGTGCTGATGAGCAAGGTATGGAGGACGAAGATGGTGTTGTTTCACAGAGGGGTCTGATGGCTTTGGCACAGGGCTGCCTGGAACTGGAGTACTTGGCTGTCTACGTGTCAGATATCACAAATGCATCGCTGGAATACATTGGGACTCACTCTAAAAATCTAAATGATTTTCGCCTTGTCCTGCTTGACCGTGAAGAGACGATAACAGATTTACCACTTGACAATGGCGTTCGAGCTCTATTGAGGGGATGCCAAAAGCTTCGAAGGTTTGCTTTGTATCTCCGTCCTGGGGGTTTGACTGATTTGGGGCTTAGTTACGTGGGCCGGTATAGTCAAAATGTGAGATGGATGCTTCTAGGTTATGTTGGTGAATCTGATGCAGGGCTTTTGGAGTTTTCAAAGGGTTGCCTTAGTCTGCAGAAACTAGAAATGAGGGGCTGTTGCTTCAGTGAGGGTGCACTGGCTGTTGCAGTGATGCAGCTGACTGCGCTAAGGTACTTGTGGGTGCAAGGGTACAGGGGATCCCAAACGGGTCGTGATCTTTTGGCAATGACTCGCCCGTATTGGAATATTGAGTTGATTCCTCCTAGACGAGTTAATGTTCTTGATCCGAACGGGGAGGCAGCAGTGGCTGAGCATCCAGCTCATATTCTTGCATACTACTCTCTTGCTGGACCAAGAACAGATTTTCCAAATACTGTTATCCCCTTGGATCCAGAGTCTTTGATTAACGCATAG
- the LOC112182902 gene encoding laccase-22 — MKFSTRIQAILLVAFLYPELMVQSLVRHYNFRVVLKNTTKLCSSKVIPTVNGKFPGPTLYAREGDTVIVRVTNHGNHNLTIHWHGVKQLGTGWADGPAYITQCPIQPGQNFIYKFTLTGQRGTLLWHAHHLWLRATLHGAIVILPKLGTPYPFPTPQEERIIILSEWWKSDVEAVIDEATQSGFPPNVSDAHTINGHPGPVPGCSSQGFTLHVESGKTYLLRIINAALNDDLFFKIAGHNLTVVEVDASYTKPFQTDTIYISPGQTTTALLEANKDIGKYLISVSPFMDIPIGIDNFTSIATLRYKYTPPNPTTFLTSIPPQNATPLTHTFIDSLRSLNSKQYPANVPLTIDHSLFFTVGVGINPCDTCVNGSKLVASVNNVSFVMPTIALLQAYYYRIKGVYTLDFPANPPNSFNYTGTPPVNVQTTNGTRLYRLGYNSTVQIVLQDTAIILPESHPTHLHGSNFFVVGTGLGNFDPDKDPKTFNLIDPVERNTVPVPTGGWTAIRFRADNPGIWFMHCHIELHTTWGLKMAFLVDNGEGPNECLQPPPSDLPTC, encoded by the exons ATGAAGTTCTCAACCCGGATTCAAGCGATTTTGTTGGTTGCTTTCCTCTATCCGGAACTAATGGTTCAGTCCTTGGTTCGACACTATAACTTCAGG GTGGTGTTGAAGAACACAACAAAGCTCTGTTCAAGTAAGGTCATACCCACAGTGAATGGGAAGTTCCCGGGACCAACTCTATATGCAAGGGAAGGTGACACCGTAATTGTTAGGGTCACCAACCATGGCAATCACAATTTGACAATCCACTG GCATGGGGTGAAGCAACTTGGAACAGGTTGGGCAGATGGACCAGCATATATCACACAATGCCCAATACAGCCTGGACAAAATTTCATCTACAAGTTCACACTTACAGGACAAAGAGGCACACTTCTTTGGCATGCACATCACTTGTGGCTAAGAGCCACACTACATGGTGCCATTGTCATCTTGCCAAAGCTAGGCACTCCCTACCCTTTTCCCACACCTCAAGAGGAAAGAATCATCATATTAT CCGAGTGGTGGAAATCAGATGTTGAAGCTGTGATTGATGAGGCTACACAATCTGGCTTCCCACCAAATGTTTCTGATGCTCACACTATCAATGGCCATCCAGGACCCGTTCCTGGTTGCTCTTCTCAGG GCTTCACTTTACATGTTGAAAGTGGCAAGACTTATTTGCTACGCATCATAAACGCAGCGCTGAATGATGACTTGTTCTTCAAGATTGCTGGGCACAACCTAACAGTTGTTGAAGTCGATGCTTCCTACACGAAACCATTCCAAACCGACACGATATATATCAGTCCAGGCCAAACCACAACAGCACTTTTAGAAGCAAACAAAGATATTGGCAAATACTTAATATCAGTCTCTCCTTTCATGGATATCCCAATTGGCATTGACAACTTCACCTCAATAGCTACATTGCGCTACAAATACACCCCTCCAAATCCCACAACCTTCTTGACCAGCATCCCTCCTCAAAACGCAACCCCATTAACACACACATTTATCGACTCCCTTCGAAGCCTCAATTCGAAACAATACCCAGCTAATGTCCCATTAACCATAGACCATTCTCTCTTTTTCACCGTAGGAGTTGGTATTAATCCATGTGACACATGTGTTAATGGTAGCAAGCTAGTGGCTTCTGTTAATAATGTTAGCTTTGTGATGCCAACTATAGCTCTTCTTCAAGCTTATTACTACAGGATAAAGGGAGTCTACACACTTGATTTTCCAGCAAACCCACCAAACTCTTTTAATTACACTGGTACTCCTCCAGTTAACGTCCAGACCACAAATGGTACAAGGCTGTATAGGTTGGGGTACAATTCGACGGTTCAGATTGTGTTACAAGACACTGCTATCATACTACCAGAGAGTCATCCTACCCATCTTCATGGGTCTAATTTCTTTGTGGTTGGGACAGGATTAGGTAATTTTGATCCAGACAAGGACCCGAAAACGTTTAATCTCATCGATCCGGTGGAGAGGAACACGGTGCCAGTGCCAACTGGTGGATGGACTGCAATCAGATTCAGGGCAGATAACCCAG GAATTTGGTTTATGCATTGTCATATAGAATTGCACACAACATGGGGGCTCAAGATGGCATTTTTGGTTGACAATGGGGAAGGCCCAAATGAGTGTCTGCAACCACCTCCTTCTGATCTTCCAACTTGCTAG